AGCACTGGGCTGCTGAAGGGAATATATCGCGACCATGGGGTTTCGCTGACCTGACTATCACCCCTAGCCTCGGCATGATGTCAGGTGAAAAACACGGTGGTGGTTATCTGCGCTTAAACGGTGGGAATACAGCACTAGGGTATCTCTCTGTCGCCCGTTATCAAACACCCGATGTATCGATATATGCACCCAGCTACGGGAGCACATCGGTTTCTTATAGTCGCCGTTTTGGCCCGACACAACTCAGCTATCAATTTAATCAATATCAACATAATAGACAGCATCGGCTTCAAAGCAGTTGGGATTGGCGGCAACCACAATTTGGCCTGAATTTATCACTCGGCATACAGAAAGGGAGCCAATGGATCAGCCTGAATAATGCGAGTGGCGACCGTACTAACGATTACAGTGTTTTTCTCAACACGACATTCTCACTACGCCAAAGTAGTGCCAATATCAACAGCGCTTATGCGCAACAGCAATTGACCACCAGTGCCAGTTATCAGAAGGAATTCACTGATAGCCATGGCAACAGCTCGTTAGGCATTGATGGCAGTACCAGCAGGAATAGCCAAAGTATCGGTAGCTTTGTTCATCGTACTGGTAGCCGTGGCGATGTATCCGCTCGAGCAGGTATCGATAGCAAAATCGCCAACGGTGGATTCAGTTTCAACGGGATGTTAGCCATTAGTCCGCAAGGGATGGCTCTGGGTCGTAGCAGCTATAGCGGTTCGGCATTACTGATTGAAACACCTGAATTATCAGGTACATCTTATAGTTTCCACGCTGAAGGGCATCCCATCACGGGTGCGGGCCGGTACGCTATTCCCCTTCCCCGCTATCAAGACCGCTACTTTATCCGGACCCATAATGACCGCAGCGACCTCGATATGCATATCCAATTGCCCGTCAATATCGTGCGCGCTCATCCAGGGCAAGTCTTTTCCAGCAAAGCGGATATTACTTTAGAGCTACTTTATAACGGCTTCCTCAAAAATGTTAATGGGTTACCGGTGACAGGGGTGATCCAGGAAACAGGTGATAACGTCCACCCTAATGGGCTGTTCTCAATCAGCTCAAGCACCATTTTAAGCAACATTACCGTCCAAAGCGGTTCGACCCTGTATCGCTGCGATATGCGTCAGCAACGTGATCATATTTATCGCTGTGACCTCATTCAATCTCAACAGGAATTACTATGAGAAACATGAAATTATTAATCGCTATTTTGCTACTCAACTCGATAACTACAACTTATGCCCAGCTAGTGGCGATCCCTACCCGTACAACGGTTGAAGCACTGGATCAACATCGCACAATTCAAGTTTATAACAGCGGTGATAAGCCACTTTATTTAGATATCTCACTGTTACGGGTTGATAACCCCGGCGCAAGTTCAGAGAAAAAGACGCTAATCAGTCACATTTCTCAACCAGAAATCATTTTTAATCCCAGTCGGATT
The window above is part of the Yersinia massiliensis genome. Proteins encoded here:
- a CDS encoding TcfC E-set like domain-containing protein encodes the protein MKNKTNKIIFSTILLLILSSGHAEDITIEHLIPPGFSPVEEHNTLQLLGVLDGKTLPAPIFYSEEKQQLTFDKKKYQLNKIGDKSILLLDEILPQIPYLQCKTGCDYILSGHNIMLDKVNNVITINNNNNRYLMPSTTWGLVHNQSFDLRMTAKNYRAISGRGQGYIGLPLQSYGFVNWFYNTTRSKNSDQQWNIPRYQHHTQKGIDSGYLQKNFQALYFRVGKQNNLDNSAGSINTLINPALNQFITLGSQSYLALDRLSAGSLVLYATTEGDYEFYRDNQLIRRIPAQLGRNEINYNQLPGGYYNVDIRLVDHTGRIVSQESQIISNISAQTHYGWFVTMGKGSTPHHRTSPYLVQFGRSMKIENLQTNISLLKDNAQHWAAEGNISRPWGFADLTITPSLGMMSGEKHGGGYLRLNGGNTALGYLSVARYQTPDVSIYAPSYGSTSVSYSRRFGPTQLSYQFNQYQHNRQHRLQSSWDWRQPQFGLNLSLGIQKGSQWISLNNASGDRTNDYSVFLNTTFSLRQSSANINSAYAQQQLTTSASYQKEFTDSHGNSSLGIDGSTSRNSQSIGSFVHRTGSRGDVSARAGIDSKIANGGFSFNGMLAISPQGMALGRSSYSGSALLIETPELSGTSYSFHAEGHPITGAGRYAIPLPRYQDRYFIRTHNDRSDLDMHIQLPVNIVRAHPGQVFSSKADITLELLYNGFLKNVNGLPVTGVIQETGDNVHPNGLFSISSSTILSNITVQSGSTLYRCDMRQQRDHIYRCDLIQSQQELL